From the genome of Muricauda sp. SCSIO 64092, one region includes:
- a CDS encoding fibronectin type III domain-containing protein: MKKTLIPLMALTLLLFACGESEKVEEPDVDAPTVPALSFPTADLACTHYELEFRWTTSTDDSAGIIRYQIDISEDSGFGSIDFSDVVSGTAATFTLEPGIIYYWRVNAMDGNSNKSAYSPSRMFYTEPEAGTNTLPTIPEIGSPTLGSTVSGSTVELSWQVTDADGDELLYDIYFGAGSTPELHTSNVDGNTLEIPVEAGTKYYWRIVAKDAQQGVSVGQLWHFNVQ; encoded by the coding sequence ATGAAAAAGACCTTGATACCCTTAATGGCCCTTACCTTATTGCTGTTTGCCTGTGGCGAATCCGAAAAAGTGGAGGAACCCGATGTGGATGCACCTACAGTGCCCGCCCTTAGTTTTCCCACGGCGGATTTGGCCTGTACCCATTACGAATTGGAGTTCCGATGGACAACCTCCACAGATGATAGTGCAGGAATCATTCGCTACCAAATCGATATCTCTGAAGACAGTGGTTTTGGTAGTATTGACTTTAGCGATGTGGTAAGCGGTACGGCAGCCACCTTTACACTGGAGCCAGGAATCATCTATTACTGGAGGGTGAATGCTATGGACGGCAATAGTAACAAGAGTGCCTATTCACCGTCCCGAATGTTCTATACCGAGCCTGAGGCCGGGACCAACACACTGCCAACAATTCCTGAGATCGGCTCCCCTACCTTGGGTAGCACGGTATCCGGAAGTACGGTGGAACTCTCCTGGCAGGTGACGGATGCAGATGGGGACGAACTACTTTATGATATTTATTTTGGTGCCGGCAGTACACCGGAACTGCATACTTCGAATGTGGACGGGAACACCCTGGAAATACCCGTGGAAGCAGGAACAAAATACTATTGGCGTATAGTGGCCAAGGATGCCCAACAGGGGGTATCCGTGGGACAGTTATGGCATTTTAATGTGCAATAA
- a CDS encoding TRAP transporter large permease, whose translation MDYTEALLLVISFVILLAIRVPIAYSIGLSALFTLVVSMPTLPAVTTLAQRMATSLDSFALLAIPFFILAGQIMNRGGIARRLIDFAKAIVGPLPGGLAFVNIIACMLFGAISGSAVAAASAIGGFMNPMMEKEGYDKSFSAAVNITSATTGLIIPPSNILIIYSLASGGVSIAALFLAGYVPGILIGIALMLVAGVYAFIKKYPTEKAVGITIFLKRFLDALPSLLLLVVVIGGIVAGIFTATEASAVAVVYTFVLAFAYKEITIRDVPSILLETTKTTAIVMLLIATSVAMSWVMSYESIPQEISAGLLGISNNPIVILIIINLILLFVGIFMDMTPAVLIFTPIFLPIVTQMGIDPIHFGIIMILNLCIGLCTPPVGSVLFVGCGVANLKIQQVVRPLLPLFLIMLVVLVLITYVPSLSLWIPELFGF comes from the coding sequence ATGGATTACACTGAAGCACTACTATTGGTAATAAGTTTTGTAATTCTGTTGGCCATTCGGGTACCCATCGCGTATAGCATAGGGTTGTCCGCACTTTTTACCCTGGTGGTCTCAATGCCCACATTGCCTGCCGTGACCACATTGGCCCAGCGTATGGCCACCTCATTGGATAGTTTTGCACTTTTGGCCATTCCCTTTTTCATTTTGGCGGGTCAGATTATGAACAGAGGTGGTATTGCCAGACGTCTTATTGATTTTGCCAAGGCCATTGTAGGTCCATTACCAGGGGGGTTGGCCTTTGTGAACATCATTGCCTGTATGTTGTTTGGGGCCATTTCGGGCTCAGCGGTTGCAGCGGCCTCGGCCATTGGAGGTTTTATGAATCCCATGATGGAAAAGGAAGGTTATGATAAATCGTTTAGTGCCGCCGTAAATATCACCAGTGCCACAACGGGACTTATCATTCCCCCCAGTAACATTTTGATCATTTATTCCTTGGCCAGTGGCGGAGTGAGCATAGCCGCATTGTTCCTGGCGGGATATGTTCCCGGAATTTTGATCGGTATTGCCTTGATGTTGGTTGCTGGAGTGTACGCTTTTATCAAAAAATATCCCACGGAAAAAGCCGTGGGCATCACCATTTTTCTGAAACGGTTTTTGGATGCCCTGCCCAGTCTGTTACTGTTAGTGGTGGTCATTGGGGGTATTGTTGCCGGAATCTTTACGGCGACCGAAGCTTCGGCCGTAGCCGTTGTTTACACCTTTGTACTGGCCTTTGCCTACAAGGAAATCACGATAAGGGACGTGCCCTCCATTTTGTTGGAAACTACCAAGACCACGGCCATTGTCATGTTGTTGATTGCCACTTCCGTGGCCATGAGTTGGGTCATGAGCTACGAAAGTATTCCACAGGAAATCAGTGCGGGACTCCTTGGTATTAGTAATAACCCTATTGTCATTTTGATCATTATCAACCTGATCTTACTGTTCGTAGGTATTTTTATGGACATGACCCCCGCCGTACTTATATTTACCCCTATCTTTTTACCTATTGTGACCCAAATGGGCATTGACCCCATCCACTTTGGAATCATCATGATCCTAAACCTTTGTATTGGCCTTTGTACGCCACCCGTAGGGTCGGTTCTTTTTGTGGGCTGTGGTGTGGCCAATCTTAAAATCCAACAGGTGGTCAGGCCATTATTGCCCCTATTCCTTATTATGTTGGTGGTATTGGTATTGATTACCTATGTCCCCAGTTTAAGTCTTTGGATTCCCGAACTATTCGGGTTTTGA
- a CDS encoding type IX secretion system membrane protein PorP/SprF, which produces MKAKINRLLCVLVFIGLFAHHSRGQQDPQYTQYLYNHNIVNPAYIIGEGGRLNAGLLYRAQWVGVEGSPRIINAFGQFRLNERMQLGLSLVRDDIGSGALLEDNVYADYAYILPLGGESSLSLGLKAGFTFFNSDFAGFGFDETTIDPTFLEPTSEVFPNIGAGAYYTNKNFYAGFSALNLLNAKHLDQSEGVINRGREEVHYYLTSGYTFEVFPSVFSLRPSVLARGVRGAPMILDLNLNAVLYDRFEVGVGYRTSESFLSMINFRLSPRLRVGYAHDHTVNNLGGFGSSSHEVFLLFNVDFKSSTDSEPPLDTEDE; this is translated from the coding sequence ATGAAAGCAAAAATAAACAGATTGCTATGTGTGCTGGTATTTATAGGCCTTTTCGCACACCATTCAAGGGGCCAGCAGGACCCGCAGTACACGCAGTACCTCTATAACCACAATATTGTGAACCCAGCCTATATCATTGGTGAGGGCGGCCGCCTTAATGCAGGGCTGCTCTACAGGGCCCAGTGGGTCGGGGTGGAGGGCTCCCCTCGTATCATCAATGCCTTTGGGCAGTTCCGTTTGAACGAGAGGATGCAGTTGGGGCTCTCCCTGGTCCGGGATGACATCGGTTCGGGGGCATTGTTGGAGGACAACGTCTATGCGGACTATGCCTATATCCTACCATTGGGAGGGGAAAGTTCCCTTTCCCTGGGCCTAAAGGCCGGCTTCACCTTCTTTAATTCGGATTTTGCCGGTTTTGGTTTCGATGAGACTACCATAGATCCCACTTTTTTGGAGCCCACCAGTGAGGTGTTCCCGAACATTGGGGCCGGGGCGTATTATACGAACAAGAACTTTTATGCTGGGTTTTCGGCATTGAACCTTTTGAATGCCAAGCATTTGGACCAGTCCGAGGGAGTAATCAACCGGGGCAGGGAGGAAGTGCACTATTACCTGACCTCGGGCTATACCTTTGAGGTGTTCCCATCAGTTTTTTCCCTAAGGCCCTCGGTACTGGCCAGGGGTGTCCGTGGGGCACCGATGATTTTGGACCTGAACCTCAACGCTGTGTTGTACGACCGTTTTGAGGTCGGGGTGGGATACCGAACAAGTGAATCGTTCCTGTCGATGATCAATTTTAGGTTGAGCCCTAGGCTGCGGGTGGGGTATGCCCATGACCATACGGTGAACAATCTTGGAGGATTCGGTTCCAGCTCGCACGAGGTGTTCCTGTTGTTCAATGTTGATTTTAAAAGTAGTACCGATTCAGAACCCCCATTGGATACCGAGGATGAGTAA
- a CDS encoding immunoglobulin-like domain-containing protein, with amino-acid sequence MRTKHFMGLKGPLLTLFISLGISMGLFAQDDEFITTWNTTITSGISSNANSITLPLTGTYDVDVGNDDTWDLFGETGTTTVDITLYTNPTTQSNYTAGEIQLAIRSAGSGTGLTRINFNGTGDKDKLLFIHQWGNIAWLSMEFAFWSCTNLNVVAIDVPDLSNLTNMRSMFARCTSLTGAASFSNWNTSGVTNMASTFSGASNFDQDIGSWDVSSVIEMAATFLEARAFNQDIGSWNTSSATNMNSMFRDASSFDQNLGAWDVGKLNAASSMLNGSALSLANWDATLKGWESLVFTRTPTIGATNLKYCSAGDERARLRARGINISGDVLSDTPLEAECLQTLTLPLGTDGAADLEPEQVDNGSEACGMSLSLSQINFTAADLTGPVTVTLTVTNGNNNTATCETTVTVVDDTPPEITLEGDNPLTLELGETYVDPGFEATDNVDGDISNSVIVDSSSVDTSTVTGVNGYTVTYNVADAAGNDAVQVTRTIHVIDPPVEITAFSFSEQLGETTIDSDNHTVTLEVVNGTDLTNLVATFEVSDNTSVEVNDVDQESEVTPNDFTNPVIYKVISPRGQVEQLWTVTVTESQRPFVHITPGTVGEPFEFVGGNVQGTFPISITFSKNVTGFEESDVQITNGEFVQDEFQEEGPNLYTAWVRPTGGDGPYDITITVPENVAIDGEGNQNVTNSLSVGYDDSLKVTITGVSHTNSQEEITLTITFATDVDNDFEDGDIYNTNNISLNNFTERSDREYTVDVEPPTADGAVGQIWIPAHVATAADGSKRNMPATFTVTYDATPPQVNLVLPTEGSDWFPPGRLQDAERSYVVVTANEPLANFDESFLDIENCRFASYSDGKIYVYGTSEPVHGDIATVQLLAGAFTDLAGNATDSDSDIIELVYDYDVDEPDFFPEDNATDIDPFENLTLTFDEDVYVEGRNMYIEIYRADDGSLISQIDLGDAQRVTFNGPTVTIDPANDLDYETDYYVHIDNWALNDLLGNTYDGIADNTSWNFRTQIAPDITAPVITLLGDNPMYLVVGDTYVEPGATASDDRDGNLSSDITIGGATVDTSVAETYEVTYDVSDAANNGATQVVRRVIVEVPDTTEPEITLLGENPLYLTVGDTYVEPGATALDDRDGVIGSDEITIGGAIVDTSVAGTYEVTYDVSDAANNGATQVVRRVIVEVPDTTEPEITLLGDNPMYVALGDPYVEPGATALDDKDGNLSSDITIGGAIVDTSVADTYEVTYDVKDAAGNAATQMVRQVIVEAPDTTAPIITLFGENPMYVALGDTYVEPGATASDDKDGNVTDRITIGGDRVNTALLGTYEVTYNVSDIAGNAADQRTRTVIVETDCTLLELTANNFQIMVSDETCPGKENGSIQIQATTALDYTVSLADTDYNFRSELLVDGLAPGAYTLCIGLEEVADCEQCFEATVAAGTLLEGTTAVVRNSMAKAKVNVSMISGTAPFKVSVNGHYQATYSTPDFTVEASDGDKVEVTSNLPCEGTLSVPVELPGQVSAFPNPVTSELTVTLPSDMGRCTLSVHQMNGALVFQEVYDTTSGYVQIPLEGLPSGMYLVKVQDKKETITLKIIKK; translated from the coding sequence ATGAGAACAAAACATTTTATGGGTCTAAAAGGACCCCTACTTACACTTTTCATTAGTTTGGGAATCAGCATGGGCCTGTTTGCCCAAGATGATGAGTTTATCACTACTTGGAACACGACCATAACAAGTGGTATTTCCTCCAACGCCAACTCCATCACCCTCCCTCTGACAGGGACCTATGATGTGGATGTGGGCAATGACGACACTTGGGACCTGTTCGGCGAAACTGGGACCACTACCGTAGATATCACGCTCTATACCAACCCAACTACCCAAAGTAACTATACCGCTGGCGAGATACAGCTGGCCATTCGCAGTGCCGGCTCGGGGACCGGGCTGACCAGGATAAATTTTAACGGTACGGGGGACAAGGACAAGCTGCTCTTCATTCACCAATGGGGAAATATTGCCTGGCTATCCATGGAGTTTGCATTTTGGAGCTGTACCAATTTGAACGTTGTGGCGATTGACGTCCCAGACCTGAGCAACTTGACCAATATGCGCTCTATGTTTGCCAGATGCACCTCACTTACTGGGGCTGCCAGCTTCTCCAATTGGAACACCAGTGGCGTGACCAATATGGCTAGTACGTTTTCGGGGGCAAGTAACTTTGACCAGGACATCGGTTCGTGGGACGTAAGTAGTGTAATCGAAATGGCCGCCACGTTTTTGGAGGCAAGGGCCTTTAATCAGGACATCGGTTCCTGGAACACGTCCAGCGCGACCAATATGAACTCTATGTTTCGGGATGCCAGTAGCTTTGACCAAAACCTGGGCGCCTGGGACGTAGGAAAGTTAAACGCAGCATCGAGCATGCTTAATGGCAGTGCGCTTTCCTTGGCCAATTGGGACGCTACGCTCAAAGGTTGGGAAAGCTTGGTATTTACCAGAACACCTACTATTGGTGCCACCAATCTGAAGTACTGTAGCGCTGGTGATGAGCGTGCTAGGCTGAGGGCTAGAGGTATCAACATCTCCGGAGATGTCCTTTCAGATACTCCGCTCGAAGCCGAATGCCTGCAAACCTTAACACTGCCATTGGGTACCGATGGCGCCGCTGACCTGGAACCCGAGCAAGTGGATAACGGTAGCGAGGCCTGTGGGATGTCGCTGAGCCTGTCCCAGATTAACTTTACCGCCGCCGACCTTACAGGGCCGGTGACCGTGACCCTAACGGTGACCAATGGCAACAACAATACGGCCACCTGCGAGACCACGGTTACCGTGGTGGACGATACTCCGCCTGAAATCACCTTAGAAGGGGACAATCCACTCACCCTGGAATTGGGTGAGACCTATGTCGACCCAGGGTTCGAGGCAACGGACAATGTGGACGGGGATATCAGCAATAGTGTCATCGTGGATAGCAGTTCGGTGGACACCAGTACCGTTACCGGTGTCAACGGATACACCGTGACGTATAATGTCGCTGATGCAGCAGGAAACGATGCAGTTCAGGTAACTCGTACCATCCATGTGATAGACCCTCCTGTGGAAATTACTGCTTTTAGCTTTTCCGAACAGTTGGGAGAGACCACCATAGATTCAGATAACCATACCGTGACCTTGGAAGTGGTCAACGGTACTGACCTTACCAATCTTGTGGCCACCTTTGAGGTTTCGGACAATACCTCGGTAGAGGTCAATGATGTCGATCAGGAAAGTGAAGTGACCCCCAACGACTTTACCAACCCTGTGATCTACAAGGTAATCTCACCGAGGGGTCAAGTGGAACAGCTGTGGACGGTGACTGTAACGGAAAGTCAGCGACCCTTTGTCCATATAACCCCGGGTACGGTGGGTGAACCTTTTGAGTTTGTGGGAGGGAACGTTCAGGGGACCTTTCCCATTAGCATCACCTTTTCTAAAAATGTCACTGGCTTTGAAGAGTCGGATGTCCAGATCACCAATGGGGAATTCGTCCAAGACGAATTTCAGGAAGAAGGCCCCAATCTCTATACGGCCTGGGTGAGACCGACAGGGGGGGATGGACCTTATGACATTACGATAACCGTGCCGGAAAATGTGGCCATAGATGGTGAGGGTAACCAAAACGTGACCAACAGTCTCAGTGTTGGGTATGATGATTCGCTGAAGGTAACCATAACCGGGGTGTCCCATACCAATAGTCAGGAAGAGATTACTTTGACAATTACATTTGCCACTGATGTGGACAACGATTTTGAGGATGGTGATATCTATAATACCAATAATATTTCCCTGAACAATTTCACCGAAAGATCCGACAGAGAATATACAGTTGATGTGGAGCCACCCACTGCGGACGGTGCAGTGGGCCAAATCTGGATCCCCGCCCATGTGGCCACAGCTGCTGATGGAAGCAAACGCAACATGCCAGCGACCTTTACGGTCACCTATGATGCCACACCACCGCAGGTTAACTTGGTCCTTCCCACCGAGGGTTCTGATTGGTTTCCTCCGGGACGATTACAAGATGCCGAAAGGTCCTACGTTGTCGTAACCGCCAACGAACCCCTAGCCAATTTCGATGAGTCGTTCCTCGATATAGAAAATTGTAGGTTCGCTTCTTATTCTGATGGCAAAATCTATGTCTATGGAACATCGGAGCCCGTACATGGGGATATCGCGACGGTACAGCTATTGGCCGGGGCATTTACGGACCTGGCCGGAAATGCCACCGACTCAGACTCCGATATCATAGAACTTGTTTATGATTATGATGTTGATGAGCCCGATTTTTTCCCTGAGGACAATGCAACGGATATCGATCCTTTTGAAAATTTGACCCTCACCTTTGATGAGGACGTGTATGTGGAGGGACGAAACATGTATATTGAAATTTACCGTGCAGACGATGGGTCCCTGATATCACAAATCGATCTAGGCGATGCACAACGGGTTACCTTCAACGGTCCCACCGTGACCATTGACCCGGCCAACGATCTTGATTACGAGACGGACTATTACGTGCATATCGATAACTGGGCTCTCAATGACCTCCTTGGCAACACCTATGATGGCATTGCGGACAACACCAGTTGGAACTTTAGGACCCAGATTGCGCCCGATATTACGGCTCCCGTAATCACCCTTTTAGGGGACAATCCCATGTACCTTGTCGTGGGGGACACTTATGTGGAACCAGGGGCTACAGCCTCGGACGATAGGGACGGAAACCTCAGTAGTGACATCACGATTGGTGGGGCTACTGTGGACACCAGCGTTGCAGAAACCTACGAGGTGACCTATGATGTGAGCGACGCCGCAAACAATGGGGCCACGCAAGTGGTGCGACGGGTTATTGTAGAGGTACCCGACACCACGGAGCCCGAAATCACGCTTCTAGGGGAAAATCCCTTATACCTTACCGTGGGGGACACTTATGTAGAACCAGGGGCTACGGCCTTGGACGATAGGGATGGAGTGATTGGAAGTGACGAAATTACGATTGGAGGGGCTATTGTGGACACCAGCGTTGCGGGCACCTACGAGGTGACCTATGATGTGAGCGACGCCGCAAACAATGGGGCCACGCAAGTAGTGCGACGGGTTATTGTAGAGGTACCCGACACCACGGAGCCGGAAATCACGCTTTTAGGGGACAATCCCATGTACGTTGCCCTGGGGGACCCTTATGTGGAACCGGGGGCTACGGCCTTGGACGATAAAGATGGAAACCTCAGTAGTGACATCACGATTGGGGGGGCTATTGTGGACACCAGCGTTGCGGACACCTACGAGGTGACCTATGATGTTAAGGATGCCGCGGGCAATGCTGCTACGCAAATGGTACGGCAGGTTATTGTGGAAGCACCGGACACCACCGCACCGATAATCACCCTTTTTGGGGAAAATCCCATGTACGTTGCCTTGGGGGATACTTATGTGGAACCGGGGGCTACAGCCTCTGACGACAAGGACGGGAATGTTACCGACCGCATTACTATTGGTGGCGATAGGGTGAATACCGCTTTGCTGGGCACCTATGAGGTCACCTATAATGTGAGCGATATAGCGGGCAATGCTGCCGACCAGCGGACCAGGACGGTCATTGTGGAAACCGACTGTACGCTGTTGGAACTGACCGCCAACAATTTTCAGATTATGGTTTCCGATGAAACCTGTCCCGGAAAGGAAAACGGGAGCATACAAATCCAGGCCACCACGGCATTGGATTATACGGTTTCCCTTGCTGATACGGACTACAACTTTCGTTCCGAGCTTCTGGTGGATGGACTCGCCCCAGGGGCCTATACATTATGTATTGGCCTGGAGGAGGTTGCCGATTGTGAACAGTGCTTTGAAGCAACTGTGGCAGCGGGAACGTTGCTGGAAGGAACCACGGCAGTGGTACGGAACAGCATGGCGAAGGCCAAGGTGAACGTGTCCATGATTTCCGGTACCGCTCCCTTTAAGGTATCCGTCAACGGGCATTATCAGGCCACTTACAGTACGCCCGACTTTACGGTGGAGGCCTCGGATGGGGACAAGGTGGAGGTAACCTCCAATCTTCCCTGTGAAGGCACCTTGTCCGTACCGGTGGAACTACCAGGCCAGGTATCGGCCTTCCCGAATCCCGTGACTTCTGAACTCACGGTTACCCTTCCATCGGACATGGGCCGTTGCACGCTGTCCGTCCACCAGATGAATGGTGCTTTGGTTTTCCAGGAGGTCTACGACACTACCAGCGGATATGTCCAAATCCCCTTGGAGGGACTGCCTAGCGGAATGTACCTGGTAAAGGTCCAGGACAAGAAAGAAACCATAACCCTCAAAATCATAAAAAAATGA